The genomic region TACTGACGAGGCGGGAGTCTCGACAGTTCGCGCCGCGTGAAACCGCGGGGCGCTTTCGCCGGAGCGGCGGAGGGCCCCTGCTGCCGCACAGGAACGGTGCGCCAGGGCTTGGCCTGCGGGTCGGCGGAGGGAAGCCCTGACAGAAAAGCGAGGGCGGGTCGGCACTCCTGACCCGCCCTCTTCTTCCCGAAACTCGGTGACCCGCCGGCGCTCAAGCCTTCGCGTAGTGCTCCGCGCTCATGACTTCGATACCGACGAACGGCTCATTGCCTTCCACCCAGCCGTCATGCCCCGGTGGAATCGTGTACGACATTCCCGACGTGATCGTCTTCTCAGCACCGTCGTTCATCTTGACCTTCAGGCGACCGGAGATCGCATAACCTACATGCGCCGCCTGGCACGACTCGGTCTTGACGACAGGCTTGACGCATTCCGACCAGCGCCATCCCGGCTGGAAGATGAAGCGGCCCAATGTGAAACCGCCGAGCTTCACAACCTCGACCCGCGTTTTGTTCGGAGTCCTTACCTCGTCCGGCGTGTCGTGCGACTTTGTCTCCAGTTTTTCGACTTTCATCCCGTTCGACACGGTGCACCCCCCGCTCGCGTGGACGATCACTCGCCTTCAGTAATGCGCAGCCCCCGACCAGATTCGAACTCTTCCTCTGTAATCCCTTGGCAAAGACGAAAGGGAGGATACTCAAAGATTATCTCAGGATAGGCCGAATCACGCAACGCTTAACCAAGCGGCCTGCTCGCACCCGCCATCCACAAGGCGAATCCCCCGGGAGGGTAGAACGATAACGTGGGTGACTACGGATGACCGACAAAGGGTTCCTCACCGTAGCCGAAACGATGGTGCCGACGAGCGCGTCGGTGAATATCGATGATTCAGTTGCAGCCGCAGCAGAAATCCTCCGCCGGGAGGGCCTCATGGGCCTTCCGGTCTGCTCGCAAGGCCGCGTCGTCGGGCTCGTGACTCCAAGGCAGTTGCTGAGGGAGCCTCCCTACCGGCCCGTGGGAACGGTTATGACACGAGAGATTGCTCCAGCGACGCCCGCACTGTCGCTGTTGCAGACACGCGCGCTCATGGTGAGGCAAGGTGTCGAGGTGCTCCCGGTCATCGATGCGGGGGCGATCGTCGGGCAGATCTCCATGGTCGCCGTGTTGAACGCCCAGGGTCAGCAGACCGATCCGTTGACCGGCCTGGCGTGGGCGACCGCCCTGCGATCATGGGCGTCCGCCGCTCTGGCAAGTGGGCGCGAAGTCGGCATCCTGTTTGTCGATCTCGACAACTTCGGTGAAGTCAACAAGGTCCTCGGTCACGTCGCCGGTGACGAAATTCTCCGCGCGATCACGCATTTGCTCGGCGACCTCATCGATCCGTCCGCCGACCTCCTCTGCCGATACGGCGGCGACGAGTTCGTGATCGCCACGACCCGCCGGGCAGATGACGTGCGTGCGCTCGCCGCACGCATCGAGGGCCAAGTCGCGGTCCCGGTGGATATGAATGGCGATCCCAGGAGACTGACGGTGAGCGTCGGTGTCGCGGGCGGCCGAAGAGCCGAGGGCCGAAGGGCGACGCATGTGTCGGCGACCGTCGAAGATCTCCTCAGGCTGGCCAGCCGCGAATCCACCGCCGTGAAGAAAGCGAAGGGCACGATCGCCGCCGCGGCGGTCGGGACCGCCCTCTCGACCGAGGCGGTTGCACCACACGACGCACAATTAAGCGCCGATCAGGCGCAGGCCGCGCCGCTCGTCGCACCTGCCCGCGCGCGCTCCACGCCGACCCGCTGGCACCGTATCGTGCTGGGCGCCGTGGCCGCGGCGGCCTCCTTCGCGCTGGGAGTAGCGCAGAGCGCTTCTGTGCTCCATGGACTCGGCGCGCTGGCCCCCCGTCACGAACGGCCTGCGTCTGCGCTGCCGCCTCCCGTGTTTGTCCCGGCCCGTCGGCCCGACGCGCTCCGCCAGCAAGAGGGCAAGATCGCCCGTGCCGCAGTAAGCGTCGAGCATTCGGTCGCCGAGCCCCACATGCCCGTCCCCGGCTACGTGGTCAGCATCGGGACCTTCGCTACGGGTTTGCAGGCCACGCGCACCATGCGTTTTGTCCGGAGCAAAGGGTACGTCGTCTTTGTGGTGCCCCGGGGGGCGGAGTTTGAGGTGGCCACGTCACGCCTGGGGCATCTCGTCGCTATCGGAGTTGCGGATGCGCTCGAAGATCTGGGCTTCCCGGCGCACCCCGTGCTGCTCCGGTAGGATCTCAAAACGCGTGGGCCAGTGGTAATGTGGAGCCCCCGACCGGATTCGAACCGGTAACCCCCTCATTACAAGGAATCTTCTGCCCAGAATTGTAGTAGCCGTGGCCTGAACCCCAACCTCCTCAGGCGGCCGAGCGCTATGCGCGCGTGTCACCTCGATGGCCTTGGCTGCCACAATAGAGGCAAAATCGTCGGCAGGCGGCGCGCCAGCGTTTGCAACGGGGGCCTGCTCGTCGCAGTTACCCACACAGAAGATGCTCCCGACTTAGAAACCGCTCCTGCCTGATCAAGCAGCCGACAGCTTCGGGTTCCGTAGCGGCCGCCGCGGCGTGATTGTCACCGAGTGTTACCCGCACCCAGCGATCACGGATGCTGATGCGACATCCCCGGCGACTGACCCGGCATCGTATAGCCTCGAAGCGCATCGTACTGAGCGACCTGTGACTCGGATAGTAGCGAGCGCATCACTAGATGGGCACGTAGGTGGGTCGCTCTCAGCCGGCCATAGAGTCCGGCCAGTTCCGCTACCTGCGCCGCCATGTCCCGCTCCGTGATCGTTCGACCGGCGAAGGCACCGCTCAACCGCGCCTCCTGCTCGATGATCTCTGCGCCCAGGCGTTGTGCTTGCGCGATGGTCGTATCCCGGAGGTCCTCGATTTGCTTCACCTGCGCGGGCGAAAGACCAAGCTTGTCCCGCAACTCGAGCGCGTGCACGGGTCCTGGGTACCCATTCAATTCGGCCATCCGGGCGAGGCCGGCGCCTCGACCAGCGCGCAGGTCATCAATCTCTTGCTGGCTCAAACCGCGCACCGGACTGCCCATCTGCGGAGCGTAAGGAGAGGGAGCCGGGCCGGCGGGCTGCGCAAGGGACACGGCGGCCGCTCCGATCAAGATCGACATGACGACAATTCCAGCGAAAAACACGCGCATGCGATGGTCCTCCTCTTGTTGTGTGTGTTCGGCTCTTACGGGCACCACCCGGGAGACCCAGGCCGATGCCGGTAGTGCTCCAGTGTCAGCTCAGCTGGCCTCGGGCGTGCCGAAGAGCCACAACCTCACGCGCCGATGATGACGGAGAGGCAGTGGAGGGGAAGAGCCGGGACGCCGCCCAGATCGCCAGGACAATCACGCCGACCCAGACGATCAGCATCCACAGCACCATCCCGCCCCACATCGCCGCTCACTCCTTCCCCCGAGCCGGGCGCTTACTTCAGATCGCGTTCCTGGATGAACGCACCGTGCCAGACGTGGTACCAGACCTGTCCGGTGGACGCGTTCACGCTGAGCATTCCGATCGGCTTCGCATTCGCGGAGACGTCGAACGTGTAGTAGCCGGGGAACGTCCTCGCCTCGTCCGCTTTCGTCCCCGGACGCTGCGCGTCCAGATACTGTTGCGCGCGGCTCCTCGCTTGGTCGAGCGTGACCGACGCCTCGCCGGATCCTGCTGAGCCCTGGCCGATCGTGTCGGGGCCGAATCCGCCGCCCATCATCGGCCCGCCCGGGCCATGCTGGCCGGGGCCAAACCCGCCGGGGCCGAATCCGTGGCCCATCATGGGGCCACCCGGACCAAATCCGGCGGGGCCACCGTTCGCCATGACACTGCGCATAAACGCCGCCATTCCGCCCTGCACGAGATCATCCACTTCGGACGCGTGCCGCTGCAGCGCGGTCACCGTCGCCGGATCGTCCGACGTTTGCGTGACGATCACGCCGCGTGGCGTCTGCTGGATCCGCGTGCGAATCTTAGCCGCGTTCTGAAAGATCGTCGGGAGCGTGTGGCTTGCCACATTGAATTCGCTTCCGTTCTGCAACCGCTGGGCCATGCTGGCGACGTGTGCTTTGATCAGTTGCGCGACCTGCGGATCGTCGGACTCCGTCACGGTCCGGATGCCGTTTGACAGCTTGGTCACCGACCGTTTGATCTTGTCATGATTCAACAGCAACGCATGGACAAGACGCATATCGGCAAAGAACGCGCTGTCGTGTCGCACCCCGCCGTTCGCTGGGCTGCCCGGTGTGACGCCGCCGGATGAGAGCCCGGGACCCATCATCGGTGTGCCCGGACCTGACCGGCCGGCACCGAACGCGCCGGGGCCGAATCCATGACGCATCATCGGCCCGCCCGGACCCTGCGGGCCGGAGCCAAACCCGCCGGCCATTCGGCCGTACTTTGTGTTCCACATCATGCTCTGCGGTTCGGGATGCACGGCCCCGCTGTCGCGGTCGACGAGGAGCTCGAACGCGCCCTGCCCGGTCGCCGTGTCGGTGACCGCCACGTAGAAGTTATTCGCGAACTCCATGACGTGCGCGGGCGCCACCCCGGAAAGTCCCGACTGCACGATGAACCGCTGGGCGGCGGCCACGGCCTGCTCGATCGACAGCGGCCGGCCGGTCGCCGCCGGCTGCCCTCCCCCCACCGGCCCAACGCCGATTCCCGGCTGCGCCAGCCCGGGGATGGCGAGAAGGCTGAGCACCCCCATCACCGCGACGGCAATCCACGACCGTATGTGCATGTCACTCTCCCTCCCTGAAACGGGATATCCTTTGAGACGAGAGGGTACCGGGAGTCTGTGCGGCGTCCGTGCCGCTTTCGTGAAGATTCTGTGCGCGATGCCGGAAGATCAGCCAGTGCCGTGACCGGGCGCTTCTGTCTGAAGCCGCTTCTGGCCGTTCTGGTCGCCGAGGTGCCCGCCTACTTCGCCAACGGCAGGGTGACGGTGAACGTGCTGCCGCGCCCCAAGCCTGCGCTTTCCGCCCCGATCGAGCCGCCGTGCGCCTCTACGAGGTGGCGGGTGATCGTGAGGCCGATGCCGCTGCCGCCGCTCGTCCGGGCCCGCGAGCGGTCCGCCCGATAGAATCGCTCGAACACGTGCGGCAGATGCTCCGACGCGATCCCGATTCCGGTGTCGGCGACGGCGATCGCGACCGTCCCGTTCGCGCGGCCGGCGCGGATCTCGACCCGCCCGCCCGCGGGTGTGTACTGCAGGGCGTTGCCGAGCAGGTTGGTGAGCACCTGGCCGATCCGATCGGGGTCAGTCAGGACCGGGAGGGGTCCGGACGCGATCTGGACACCCATCTCCACCCCTTTGTCCGCGAATTGGGGGCGGAACCGGCCGGCGGCGGCATCGATCAGTTCCCGGACCTCGACACGACGAAGGTGGAGCGACACCTGCGCGGCTTCGGCCCGGGAGAGCTCTTGCAGATCGTCCACCAGCCGCTGGAGGCGGGCCGTCTCTCGGGCTACCCGGCGAAAGGTCTCCGGGGTAGCGGGCATCACCCCGTCCAGGAGTCCCTCCATGTACCCGGCGATGCCCGCCATCGGTGTGCGGAGCTCGTGCGCCACGTCGGCGATCAGGTCCCGGCGCCGCGCCTCCACTTCCTCGAGCGACTCGGCCAGCTGGTTCACGTGGACGGCGAGCTCGCCGAGCTCATCGGCGGAGGCGACTGGGACGCGCTCCCCGTAGCGCCCCGCGGCGATGCGGGTCGTCACCACGGCCATCGCCTTGATGGATGCCGCGATCCGCCGGGCGACGACAAGACTGACGACGGCGGCGGTGAGGACGGCGGCGATCGCAGCGACGCCCACAGCCGTGTTCACCGCGGCAAGCAGGTCGTTCAGAAATGCCGTCATGCGTTCAGGAGGCTGACCGAAGAACCGCGGCATCGCGGCGAGGTGCTCGCTCACGATGACCGGGGTCAGCATTTGGATCGTCACCCACAGCACCACGGCCCCGACGACGAGGCTGAGCGCAGAAGAGAGAAAGAGCCTCCCGCCGAGCCGTAGGCGCGGCGCACCCATACGGCTCACGTCCCCGCGTCGGCGAATTTGTAGCCGACCCCGCGCACCGTGTGGATGAACACCGGCCGGTTCGG from bacterium harbors:
- a CDS encoding ATP-binding protein; the encoded protein is MGAPRLRLGGRLFLSSALSLVVGAVVLWVTIQMLTPVIVSEHLAAMPRFFGQPPERMTAFLNDLLAAVNTAVGVAAIAAVLTAAVVSLVVARRIAASIKAMAVVTTRIAAGRYGERVPVASADELGELAVHVNQLAESLEEVEARRRDLIADVAHELRTPMAGIAGYMEGLLDGVMPATPETFRRVARETARLQRLVDDLQELSRAEAAQVSLHLRRVEVRELIDAAAGRFRPQFADKGVEMGVQIASGPLPVLTDPDRIGQVLTNLLGNALQYTPAGGRVEIRAGRANGTVAIAVADTGIGIASEHLPHVFERFYRADRSRARTSGGSGIGLTITRHLVEAHGGSIGAESAGLGRGSTFTVTLPLAK
- a CDS encoding cupin domain-containing protein translates to MSNGMKVEKLETKSHDTPDEVRTPNKTRVEVVKLGGFTLGRFIFQPGWRWSECVKPVVKTESCQAAHVGYAISGRLKVKMNDGAEKTITSGMSYTIPPGHDGWVEGNEPFVGIEVMSAEHYAKA
- a CDS encoding GGDEF domain-containing protein, which gives rise to MTDKGFLTVAETMVPTSASVNIDDSVAAAAEILRREGLMGLPVCSQGRVVGLVTPRQLLREPPYRPVGTVMTREIAPATPALSLLQTRALMVRQGVEVLPVIDAGAIVGQISMVAVLNAQGQQTDPLTGLAWATALRSWASAALASGREVGILFVDLDNFGEVNKVLGHVAGDEILRAITHLLGDLIDPSADLLCRYGGDEFVIATTRRADDVRALAARIEGQVAVPVDMNGDPRRLTVSVGVAGGRRAEGRRATHVSATVEDLLRLASRESTAVKKAKGTIAAAAVGTALSTEAVAPHDAQLSADQAQAAPLVAPARARSTPTRWHRIVLGAVAAAASFALGVAQSASVLHGLGALAPRHERPASALPPPVFVPARRPDALRQQEGKIARAAVSVEHSVAEPHMPVPGYVVSIGTFATGLQATRTMRFVRSKGYVVFVVPRGAEFEVATSRLGHLVAIGVADALEDLGFPAHPVLLR
- a CDS encoding Spy/CpxP family protein refolding chaperone; amino-acid sequence: MRVFFAGIVVMSILIGAAAVSLAQPAGPAPSPYAPQMGSPVRGLSQQEIDDLRAGRGAGLARMAELNGYPGPVHALELRDKLGLSPAQVKQIEDLRDTTIAQAQRLGAEIIEQEARLSGAFAGRTITERDMAAQVAELAGLYGRLRATHLRAHLVMRSLLSESQVAQYDALRGYTMPGQSPGMSHQHP